The nucleotide sequence ACTCAAACAGCTCAAACGACCTCAGAAAGGAAATCAGAAAAAACACACTACTGCAACACTACACCCAAACTCATCTTAAGCCATCTCAGAACCTGTTTAAACTTTGaactcttttctctctcttttcagaTTACTTTTCTCTTCTAAGGTCTGCCCAAAAGAAAACCCAGACCAGACTCTCCAAAAAAAAAACCCCTTTAACTCTGTCCAGACCCCTCTTTTATACCAAACACTGACCTTGCCCCCCCCATCTCCAAAGCACTTACGCAGAATCcttaaactaattctgcccatgatccCTTTTTCAATCCCACTAGAGTCCCTTTTTCCCATTATCCCTTGtcctttccttatttaaattcaaataggtatgAGCACCTATTTTTTAATCCATTTCCTTTAAACCTTCCCCTATCATTATGTTTTATTCCCCATTAGCActtaaacaattcattagtttaatggtactttagtaccctactaATCAGAACATTCAACTTAAACCAATTCCAAACCTTtcaatcccaaaataccctcctaaagtccctgaaattactgtcctaACCAATCCCTTTCACTCTGTACCAAACCCTTCAGCTGTAACCAGTTCAAACTATCAAATTCCTAACAACTGACTCCTAACTCAACTGGACAGATTACAAAACTTCATATTTGAAAGACTAGAGACCTCCTGATAACCAACTAGACAGGTAATCAACAGCATGAATTGCAAACAAAGGGAATCACACACTATAGAATAAGTTTTAATTCACAACAATTTGGCTAAACCCAACTACTATCAACATGAGACTGCAATTAGAGATGAGGCAAAGCAAGTGTCAGGAAACGAAACCTGATTAATAGCACGAGTCTAGGTTCAGACAATCATGAACCATTTCCTAAGCATTAGGTCTATTTTACAGGCCAACATCACTGATTAAGGCATCACAACGACAAAGTAATTGGTAGCCTGAACTTGACCAAACTAAACAGACACAAATTAGACCGGTTCTTGACAAATTCAACTCGCAAACTAGCCCAATTTTGGACCTTAGACTACTGACCATAATTCAAATGGGAAATTCATGCCAATTTATAGAAGAGGAAGGGACAGAGTAAACAAACGGAACTGCAAGAGTGAACAATCAAAACTGGACGTAAAAGACTTACTCGAATTACAACTTGATAAAAAAAATACTCGAGGATCTTCCCACTTTCAAGACGAGACGGACTTATGTGTTTTCGAAGGAAAACAGCATGGCTAAAGTTAGTCTCTGGCTCAAAATTCATGGAACCTGGCCTGCCTAACTTCGATCTGGAATCCGAGCTGCCCCACGATGATCTGAAAAGAATCGATCAAGGATTCATGGTGGGGGGGTCCAAGAGATCACAGGGTGTGAGTTAGGGATGGCTtaggaggtggcgccgccaccagaTAATCTtgtggcggcgctagggtttggaCCTTCGAATAAATTCGAAATGCTCGGGCTTGATTTGAAGGGAAATGAGTATGGGACTGGAACGAGGAAGTcttggggaagctgtggtgtgaaATTGGAGGCCATTGGATGAGATAGGGTTCCGGCCTAATTTTTGATCTAATATTCGAAGCACTCGACTGGGATTCGAGGGATAAGAGTTAGGGATTCGGaatggggaggtcgaggggaatcagtggtgtaaagatggggtcgtttggaccatCGGAACCGCCGTGAGATGATTTTCGGTGGGCGGAGCACGGTGGTAAGAGGTAGAGGATCTATTTAGTCTCTGAAGCTCAGAGACGAAGAGGTGGGGGGGTTGGCTTGGGGGGCGGGGTATGGTTTGGGCATATATAGTGGATGAAGGATTCGATCCAGTCCATTAGATTAATTAAAATTAACAGACTGGATTAAACACTAAtagaaacgacaccgtttctttTAGGCGGGGGTTGGGTCGGTTTGAATGTAAAACGGGTCGGGCTAGACCGAGTGAGGATGGAGTGATCTGGACCATTGGATCAAGTCgtatcaacggcttggatctattATCCAGATACGACATCGTTTGGATATATCTGGGACTGGCCGGTTTGGGCCTGGATTGGGCGTGTGAGGTGTAGTTTGGGCCTGATTGGTTCAAATTAAGGGATGGCCCAGTCCGATTTCATTACTATTTTTGTTCttactttcttttacttctttaaactaatttttcaaaattaaaaacctaaaaatcctaaattaaattataaaatcgacaattaacttaaaatattagctcttaataataattatcacacgaaattaaacaccaataaagataaaatcacacaatttggacattaaatgctaaaaatgcaaagtacatattttttgtgatttttccattttgtaaaacaaacttgattgtttaattaattcctaaattgtaaaattagaacctaaatgcacatgcaacacatattttttgtatttttcttaattaaattagaaataaacatgcacagacaaaaatacaaataaatcacaaacaacacaaaaccattttattttgaatttttgggagtagttctcatagggcaaaaatcacgtgctcacaatcacTTCCCCATTCAAGTTGTGCTAAAAAGGGATTCACTCAATAAATCCACCAGACATTTTAGGTTTGAATCCATGTGGACTAGCCACCCATCCTTTCCCAGTGGAACAGGCACACTTTTGGTAATATATTCCATAAAAAGAAGAATCTTAGCCAGAATTGCAGGAATCCAAAAATCTCCTAATTATCAGTTCAACAGCTACTTGTTAAACCTAGAAAGCAACCTGACCAATGAGCTAGATTCCATCCTCAAGAATGAAGAGGATTTTTGGAAACTTAAATCTTGGATTAACTGGCTAAATGAAAGGGATGCCAACAATAGATTCTTCCACACATCCACTCTCAACAGGAGAAGAAGAAACAGGATCCTCTCCCTCAAAGAAGAGAGTGGAAATTGGCTCTATGATCAAGGGGACATCAAAACATCCATTTTGTCCTTCTTCAAGAATCTCTATACCTCCTCACAGTCACAAGCTCCCATATCCACCACCAACTATATGGCTATGACCCATACCCTATCCGACTCTCAAAGGAATAAGCTAGATAGGCCTCTTGAGATCAAAGAAATAAAAATGGCCATCTTCTCCTTCAAGCCCTTCAAGGCCCCTGGGCCTGATGGCCTCCATCCCTTCTTCTATTAGAAGTACTGGAGCATTGTAAGAAATTCAGTAATTGATTTCTGCAAGCAATGCTTCATTACTAACTCCATAGATGAGACCATGAATCAGACTTTGCTCTGT is from Nicotiana tabacum cultivar K326 chromosome 18, ASM71507v2, whole genome shotgun sequence and encodes:
- the LOC107760469 gene encoding uncharacterized protein LOC107760469, whose protein sequence is MWTSHPSFPSGTGTLLVIYSIKRRILARIAGIQKSPNYQFNSYLLNLESNLTNELDSILKNEEDFWKLKSWINWLNERDANNRFFHTSTLNRRRRNRILSLKEESGNWLYDQGDIKTSILSFFKNLYTSSQSQAPISTTNYMAMTHTLSDSQRNKLDRPLEIKEIKMAIFSFKPFKAPGPDGLHPFFY